In the Dyella humicola genome, ATTTCTGCCTGGCTTTTTATTCTTGCGTGTTAACCGGGAATTAGGCGGCCATCACTTCGTCGGCCTGCAGACCCTTCTGGCCCTGCACAACCTTGAAGCTGACCTTCTGGCCTTCCTGGAGGCTCTTGAAGCCATTGCCCTGGATCGCGCGGAAATGCACGAAAACGTCCGGGCCATTGTCACG is a window encoding:
- a CDS encoding cold-shock protein; its protein translation is MSDRQIGTVKWFNDAKGFGFISRDNGPDVFVHFRAIQGNGFKSLQEGQKVSFKVVQGQKGLQADEVMAA